The following are from one region of the Hydrogenophaga sp. BPS33 genome:
- a CDS encoding LysR family transcriptional regulator, with the protein MKDLNALRVFVRVAQLKSFKAAGASLGLTASAVSKAITRLEAEVGVGLLQRTTRSVGLTDDGAVFFENGKQILSEIDQAENLLSRASAGVYGRLRIHLTEGLGRRVVMPMLSAFLGRYPGLSVSAELSNRTVDIPNEGFDVDIQIGPVADSRLVARALGRVKFVTCAAPAYLAAHGVPQTLDDLARHNCLMYAHIHSGRLREWQFVENGRERMLTLQGSLQANNSEALLDAAIAGLGVAHVSRIVAREALAAGKVMPVLGDFHAPGREVHAVYLKAHTLAPKVRAFVDFLVEHEVVARAQA; encoded by the coding sequence ATGAAAGATCTCAACGCCTTGCGGGTGTTCGTGCGCGTGGCGCAACTGAAGAGCTTCAAGGCCGCGGGCGCCAGTCTGGGGTTGACGGCTTCGGCCGTGAGCAAGGCCATCACGCGTCTGGAAGCCGAGGTGGGCGTGGGCCTGTTGCAGCGCACGACGCGCTCGGTGGGGCTGACCGACGACGGGGCGGTGTTCTTCGAGAACGGCAAGCAGATCCTGAGCGAGATCGACCAGGCCGAGAACCTGCTCAGTCGCGCCTCGGCCGGGGTCTACGGGCGTTTGCGCATCCACCTCACCGAAGGCTTGGGGCGGCGCGTGGTCATGCCCATGTTGAGCGCCTTTCTGGGCCGATACCCTGGCCTGAGCGTGAGCGCGGAGCTGAGCAACCGCACGGTGGACATTCCCAACGAGGGCTTCGATGTGGACATCCAGATCGGGCCGGTGGCCGACAGCCGCCTGGTGGCGCGCGCGTTGGGCCGGGTGAAGTTCGTCACCTGCGCCGCCCCCGCCTATCTGGCCGCGCACGGCGTGCCGCAGACGCTGGACGATCTGGCGCGGCACAACTGCCTGATGTATGCCCACATCCACAGCGGGCGCCTGCGCGAATGGCAGTTCGTCGAGAACGGACGTGAGCGCATGCTCACGCTACAGGGTAGTCTGCAGGCCAACAACTCGGAGGCCCTGCTGGACGCGGCCATCGCCGGCCTGGGCGTGGCGCATGTGAGCCGCATCGTGGCGCGCGAGGCCCTGGCGGCGGGCAAGGTCATGCCCGTGCTGGGCGACTTCCACGCGCCGGGGCGGGAAGTACATGCGGTGTACCTCAAGGCGCACACGCTCGCGCCCAAGGTTCGGGCTTTCGTGGACTTTCTGGTGGAGCACGAGGTGGTGGCGCGGGCGCAGGCGTAG
- a CDS encoding thiolase family protein — protein sequence MSLTSNRKDSVAVVGVGTTKWGAMPEHDATSLGIWALREAAEDAGIRLQDIDGLICQRLTDYQKFVQVTNITPKLVTATPGAGRMTGGTIQLAVQAILSGLLDTVAVVYGNDGRSAGAKYGGKGDSYGTGADQMWFPYGMTSPGAVHSMLFQRHAHLYHSTIEQLGTVSLTFRQHATLNPEAVMRKPITMDDYLASRFICEPLRLLDYCLINDGGVALILTAGDRAKDLKQKPVYVRGIAQQSRLAQGELPEDFGYAAMQRASKTVHEMAEVGRDDVDALMIYDNFTPIVLFALEGFGYAPRGEGGAFVQSGALALGGRYPTNTNGGHLSESYMQGWNLQAEAVRQLRGGLGARQVPGAETVQYLQGGPLCTSIIYGTEAA from the coding sequence ATGAGCCTGACCAGCAACCGCAAAGACAGTGTCGCCGTCGTCGGCGTGGGCACCACGAAATGGGGTGCCATGCCCGAGCACGACGCGACCTCGCTCGGCATCTGGGCGCTGCGCGAAGCCGCCGAAGATGCGGGTATCCGCCTGCAGGACATCGATGGCCTGATCTGCCAGCGCCTGACCGACTACCAGAAGTTCGTGCAGGTCACGAACATCACGCCCAAGCTCGTCACCGCCACGCCCGGCGCCGGGCGCATGACCGGCGGGACCATCCAGCTTGCCGTGCAGGCCATTCTCTCGGGCCTGCTCGACACGGTCGCCGTGGTGTACGGCAACGACGGCCGCAGCGCGGGCGCCAAGTACGGCGGCAAGGGCGACAGCTACGGCACCGGCGCCGACCAGATGTGGTTCCCCTACGGCATGACCTCGCCGGGCGCGGTGCACTCCATGCTGTTCCAGCGCCACGCGCACCTGTACCACTCCACCATCGAGCAGCTCGGCACGGTCTCGCTCACCTTCCGCCAGCACGCCACGCTCAACCCGGAAGCGGTGATGCGCAAGCCCATCACCATGGACGACTACCTCGCATCGCGCTTCATCTGCGAACCCTTGCGCCTGCTGGACTACTGCCTCATCAACGACGGCGGTGTCGCACTCATCCTCACCGCCGGCGATCGTGCCAAAGACCTCAAACAGAAACCGGTCTACGTGCGCGGCATCGCACAGCAATCGCGCCTGGCGCAGGGCGAGCTGCCCGAAGACTTCGGCTATGCCGCCATGCAGCGCGCCTCGAAAACCGTGCACGAGATGGCCGAGGTCGGCCGCGACGACGTGGACGCGCTCATGATCTACGACAACTTCACGCCCATCGTGCTGTTCGCGTTGGAGGGCTTTGGTTACGCCCCCCGGGGCGAAGGCGGTGCGTTCGTGCAGAGCGGCGCGCTCGCGCTCGGCGGCCGCTACCCCACCAACACCAATGGCGGGCATCTCTCAGAGAGCTACATGCAAGGCTGGAACCTGCAGGCCGAGGCCGTGCGCCA
- a CDS encoding class I adenylate-forming enzyme family protein encodes MPTIDSVLTRAAQRAPDHIAVREWQGRQLSYAELDAAVSSFAAWARTNGVQAGDAIAIHLPNSIAWPVAQFGSFRAGAVATYVSYRLMPAEARRQFAIGQVRLIVTTPEKAAELRADPALADTLFVVDGPAKNGTHSLGDIIATGLRPDFHTDGLEDSDAIIRFTSGSTGDPKGLIVTHRAWLLRAVCMQTEEMRIRPGSTTLLLGQLSHQAGLFVLPTFLQNGTLLVMSKFSLDTVADILATGEVSCAQVVPTMFTMMLNHPRARAALAASKLHTVIYGGSPIRQGVLAEAMAVLSETEFLQSYGSHEAGSITVLDGAAHRDPKLRHSAGRPFLAVQLRLREPNADGVGEIEAQSPWLPNARLTAQGREPITEAWSRTGDLGEIVDGHVYLRDRMNDVIISGGFNVYPVEVEKVIGAHPQVLDAAVASAPDEQWGERVIAFVVPREPGAFNEAAMREHCKALLAGYKVPKEFHLIPEMPLNVNGKPDRRSLVQPLWAGLERRIN; translated from the coding sequence TTGCCGACCATCGACTCTGTCCTCACCCGCGCGGCCCAGCGCGCACCCGATCACATCGCCGTGCGCGAATGGCAGGGCCGCCAACTCAGCTACGCCGAACTCGACGCGGCCGTCTCCAGCTTCGCCGCCTGGGCCCGCACGAACGGCGTGCAGGCAGGCGATGCCATCGCCATCCACCTGCCCAATTCCATCGCCTGGCCGGTGGCCCAATTCGGCAGCTTTCGCGCCGGCGCGGTGGCCACCTATGTGAGCTATCGGCTTATGCCCGCCGAAGCGCGCCGCCAGTTCGCTATTGGCCAGGTGCGCCTGATCGTCACCACGCCAGAGAAGGCCGCCGAACTGCGCGCCGACCCGGCCCTGGCCGACACGCTGTTCGTCGTCGACGGCCCGGCGAAGAACGGCACGCACAGCCTCGGCGACATCATCGCCACCGGCCTGCGGCCGGATTTCCACACCGACGGCCTCGAAGACAGCGACGCCATCATCCGCTTCACCTCCGGCTCCACCGGCGACCCCAAGGGCCTGATCGTGACGCACCGCGCCTGGCTGCTGCGCGCTGTGTGCATGCAGACCGAGGAGATGCGCATCCGGCCCGGCTCCACCACCTTGCTGCTCGGCCAACTCTCGCACCAGGCCGGTCTGTTCGTGCTGCCCACCTTCCTGCAGAACGGCACGCTGCTGGTGATGTCCAAGTTCTCGCTCGACACCGTGGCCGACATTCTGGCCACGGGCGAAGTCTCTTGCGCACAGGTCGTGCCCACCATGTTCACGATGATGCTCAACCACCCCAGAGCCCGCGCGGCGCTGGCCGCATCGAAGCTGCACACAGTGATCTACGGCGGCTCGCCGATCCGCCAAGGGGTACTGGCCGAGGCCATGGCCGTGCTGTCCGAGACCGAGTTCCTCCAGTCCTACGGTTCCCATGAAGCTGGCTCCATCACCGTGCTTGATGGTGCTGCCCACCGCGACCCGAAGCTGCGCCACAGCGCGGGCCGCCCCTTTCTTGCGGTGCAACTGCGCTTGCGCGAACCCAATGCCGACGGCGTGGGCGAGATCGAGGCCCAATCGCCCTGGCTGCCCAACGCGCGGCTCACGGCGCAGGGGCGCGAACCCATCACCGAAGCCTGGTCGCGCACCGGCGACCTCGGCGAAATCGTCGACGGCCATGTCTACCTACGCGACCGCATGAACGACGTGATCATCTCCGGCGGCTTCAACGTCTACCCCGTGGAAGTGGAGAAGGTGATCGGCGCGCACCCGCAGGTGCTCGACGCGGCCGTGGCGTCCGCGCCCGACGAGCAATGGGGCGAACGCGTGATCGCCTTCGTGGTGCCGCGCGAACCCGGCGCATTCAACGAAGCCGCCATGCGCGAGCACTGCAAAGCCCTGCTCGCGGGCTACAAGGTGCCCAAGGAATTCCACCTCATCCCCGAGATGCCGCTCAACGTGAACGGCAAACCGGACCGGCGCAGCCTGGTGCAACCCCTGTGGGCCGGGCTCGAGCGGCGCATCAACTAA
- a CDS encoding Bug family tripartite tricarboxylate transporter substrate binding protein, giving the protein MFNPLAVRRWRWLAACALATAAAFGAQAQTFPSGPITIVVGFTPGGSNDVIARAIGPKLSEILGVPVVIENKAGGAGAVGTAFTINAKPDGHTITLGSSSVFSIGPVANTKLPYKLSDLQAVATVSTATSVVAINPKLQVRNMQELIALAKTRPVSLASAGTGGISHLNIEVFRLETGANFLHVPYKGAAPGITDVIGGQIDGIAMDYSVLKPPMDQGRLRGVAASAAVDGIPVWPSITPSWYGLMASAKVPKSAIQTLHAAFNKLLADPEVVAKLDAMGMKPLVFDTPEQTDAFIRADSAKWADVIKKANLKLD; this is encoded by the coding sequence ATGTTCAACCCCCTTGCAGTGCGCCGCTGGCGCTGGCTTGCCGCTTGTGCGCTGGCCACCGCCGCCGCCTTCGGCGCCCAGGCGCAGACCTTTCCGTCCGGGCCGATCACCATCGTGGTCGGCTTCACGCCCGGCGGCTCCAACGACGTGATCGCCCGCGCCATCGGGCCCAAGCTCAGCGAGATCCTGGGCGTGCCGGTGGTGATCGAGAACAAGGCCGGCGGCGCGGGCGCGGTGGGCACGGCCTTCACCATCAACGCCAAACCCGACGGCCACACCATCACCCTGGGCAGCAGCAGCGTGTTCTCCATCGGCCCGGTGGCCAACACCAAGCTGCCCTACAAGCTGAGCGACCTGCAGGCCGTGGCCACCGTGTCCACGGCCACCTCGGTGGTGGCGATCAACCCCAAGCTGCAGGTGCGCAACATGCAGGAGCTCATTGCCCTGGCCAAGACGCGCCCGGTGAGTCTGGCCTCGGCCGGCACGGGCGGCATCTCGCACCTGAACATCGAGGTCTTCCGCCTGGAGACCGGCGCCAACTTCCTGCACGTGCCCTACAAGGGCGCAGCCCCCGGCATCACCGACGTGATCGGCGGGCAGATCGACGGCATCGCCATGGACTATTCGGTGCTCAAGCCCCCGATGGACCAAGGCCGCCTGCGCGGCGTGGCAGCCTCGGCGGCGGTGGATGGCATTCCCGTTTGGCCCAGCATCACGCCCTCGTGGTACGGCCTCATGGCCTCTGCCAAGGTGCCCAAGAGCGCCATCCAGACCCTGCACGCCGCCTTCAACAAGCTCCTCGCCGACCCCGAGGTCGTCGCCAAGCTCGACGCCATGGGCATGAAGCCGCTGGTGTTCGACACGCCCGAGCAGACCGACGCCTTCATCCGCGCCGACAGCGCCAAGTGGGCCGACGTGATCAAGAAGGCCAACCTCAAGCTCGACTGA